One genomic window of Cannabis sativa cultivar Pink pepper isolate KNU-18-1 chromosome 2, ASM2916894v1, whole genome shotgun sequence includes the following:
- the LOC133034597 gene encoding G-type lectin S-receptor-like serine/threonine-protein kinase LECRK4, with protein sequence MNVLLLLATCFVIFRFKQKTKAIVPPKFEAIKGKSLRSFSYEELEKATNKFSEQLGSGAFGTVFKGVISINGYSNCIAIKKLDKIDMAREASGEQEFKAEVSAIGRTNHKNLVQLIGLCNEGQHRLLVYEFMSNGSVASFVFRPSPRPSWHHRTQIGLDIAMGLCYLHEECSTQIIHCDIKPQNILLDDSFTARISDFGLAKILTKNQIQTKTGIRGSRGYVAPEWFKNSGVRVKVDVYSYGFGVLATKWRIAIWEIVHNLCEVSQLVSRARILDFRAPKYLK encoded by the exons ATGAATGTACTTCTTTTGTTAGCAacttgttttgttatttttcgaTTCAAACAGAAGACGAAAGCAATTGTTCCACCGAAATTCGAAGCCATCAAGGGAAAGAGCTTAAGAAGCTTTAGTTATGAGGAGCTAGAGAAAGCAACCAATAAGTTCAGTGAGCAACTAGGAAGTGGTGCTTTTGGTACTGTTTTCAAAGGAGTTATAAGCATTAATGGTTATAGTAACTGTATTGCTATTAAGAAGTTGGACAAAATAGACATGGCAAGAGAAGCATCAGGTGAGCAGGAGTTCAAGGCAGAAGTAAGTGCCATTGGTCGTACGAATCATAAGAATTTGGTTCAGCTAATTGGGCTCTGCAATGAAGGGCAACACCGATTACTCGTCTATGAATTCATGAGCAATGGTTCTGTAGCGAGCTTTGTTTTTAGACCATCTCCAAGGCCAAGCTGGCACCACAGAACACAAATTGGTTTAGACATAGCAATGGGGCTTTGTTACTTACATGAAGAGTGTAGTACACAGATCATACATTGTGATATTAAACCTCAAAACATCCTCCTAGATGACTCATTTACAGCAAGAATATCTGATTTTGGATTAGCTAAGATTTTAACAAAGAATCAGATTCAAACAAAGACTGGAATAAGAGGAAGCAGAGGGTATGTTGCACCTGAATGGTTCAAAAACTCAGGTGTGAGAGTTAAGGTTGATGTGTATAGCTATG GTTTTGGTGTCTTAGCAACAAAATGGAGAATAGCAATATGGGAG ATAGTTCATAATCTATGTGAAGTTTCACAATTGGTATCAAGAGCTAGAATACTTGATTTTAGAGCTCCAAAATATTTGAAATAA
- the LOC133035184 gene encoding putative disease resistance protein At1g50180 — protein MADAVVSFVIERLGDLVISEAEFLHGIKGQVGKAKIKLQCMSAFLKDTDAWVRNGADERVRLLVVQVRENAYALEDVIETYVFKMASSSNHGTMRRALKWCVGIIDVYKVGSKIKKISSSIDTWTSELETLGVHRSLGNAIEASSSYVQKQKELRKAYSYVEDNVIVGFDKDIQGLVALLTKKEDPDKHKVISVYGMGGLGKTTLARKVYQHPQVRTHFDCYAWASISQQCNRRDVLETILSGFTSQIDAERNRIKNLSDDELARKVHNFQKQNKCLVVLDDIWTTTTWDLLKHAFPTQGETHSRILLTTRNKVVALHVDQHGFIHEPHFLNEEESWELFQNKYSHIGMHPSNSNEDDDEERKKELAVEMLKKCSGLPLAIIVLAGLLSKKHTLYQWELMKENVIRCIGQGNPQHDDDSKYCSVSSVLGLSYSELPRQLKPCFLYLARYAEDVTIRQRVVPYTHSRRFCIVKKRFCGSFGGCGI, from the exons ATGGCAGATGCTGTTGTTTCATTTGTGATTGAAAGGCTTGGAGACTTGGTGATTTCCGAAGCTGAATTCTTGCATGGAATCAAAGGCCAAGTGGGGAAAGCAAAAATCAAGCTTCAATGTATGAGTGCTTTCTTGAAAGATACAGATGCTTGGGTTAGAAATGGTGCTGATGAGAGAGTTCGCCTTTTGGTTGTCCAAGTCAGAGAAAATGCTTATGCCTTGGAGGATGTTATTGAGACTTATGTCTTCAAAATGGCTTCTTCTTCTAATCATGGAACTATGAGACGTGCATTGAAATGGTGTGTTGGCATTATTGATGTGTATAAAGTTGGATCAAAGATAAAGAAGATCTCATCCAGTATTGATACTTGGACATCGGAATTAGAAACACTTGGCGTACACAGATCATTAGGCAATGCAATTGAAGCTTCATCAAGCTATGTACAGAAGCAAAAAGAGTTGAGGAAAGCTTATTCGTATGTTGAAGACAATGTTATTGTTGGATTCGATAAAGATATCCAAGGTTTGGTTGCCCTTTTGACTAAGAAAGAGGACCCTGATAAGCATAAGGTGATTTCTGTCTATGGGATGGGTGGTTTGGGGAAGACTACTCTTGCAAGAAAGGTCTATCAGCATCCTCAAGTCAGGACTCACTTTGATTGTTATGCTTGGGCCTCAATATCTCAGCAATGTAATAGGCGCGATGTCTTGGAAACAATTTTATCTGGTTTCACTTCTCAAATAGATGCAGAAAGAAATCGCATCAAAAACTTAAGTGATGATGAATTAGCAAGGAAGGTTCACAACTTTCAGAAACAGAACAAATGTTTGGTGGTTCTTGACGATATATGGACCACAACAACATGGGATCTTCTAAAGCATGCATTCCCTACTCAAGGAGAGACACATAGCAGGATCTTACTCACTACTCGGAATAAGGTTGTGGCTTTGCATGTGGATCAACACGGTTTCATCCATGAACCTCATTTCCTCAATGAAGAGGAGAGTTGGGAGCTGTTTCAGAACAAGTACTCCCACATTGGAATGCATCCATCAA ACTCAAATgaggatgatgatgaagaaaggAAGAAAGAACTAGCGGTGGAGATGCTTAAAAAGTGCTCTGGTTTGCCATTAGCTATCATTGTGCTTGCTGGGCTTCTTTCTAAGAAACACACCTTATATCAGTGGGAGCTGATGAAAGAAAATGTAATTCGCTGCATAGGTCAAGGTAATCCACAACATGATGATGACTCAAAATATTGTAGTGTTTCTTCGGTCTTAGGATTAAGTTATAGCGAGTTACCACGTCAGTTGAAGCCTTGTTTTTTGTATTTGGCTCGTTATGCTGAAGATGTCACGATAAGACAAAGAGTTGTGCCATATACTCATAGCAGAAGGTTTTGTATCGTTAAGAAGAGGTTCTGTGGAAGCTTTGGAGGATGTGGCATATGA